From one Pristis pectinata isolate sPriPec2 chromosome 12, sPriPec2.1.pri, whole genome shotgun sequence genomic stretch:
- the LOC127576534 gene encoding zinc finger protein 436-like: MTHQRVHTDERPFKCSICEKCFKSTKDLLIHQRTHTGERPFTCAICGKGFTQSSHLLTHQLVHTDERPFKCSDCEKSFKSKKDLLTHVRTHTGERPFICPLCGKRFTCSSHLLTHQHVHTDDRPFKCSDCEKSFKSKKHLRKHQRVHTGERPFACSMCGKRFTRSSHLLRHHRVHTGERPFICTECGKGFTDSSDLLTHQRVHTGERPFTCAVCGKGFTQSSHLTEHQLVHTNERPFKCSICEKRFKSKKDVLTHRRVHTGERPFTCCECGKGFTQSNNLLRHQQLHK; encoded by the coding sequence atgacacaccagcgagttcacactgacGAGAGACCTTTTAAATGTTCCATCTGTGAGAAGTGCTTTAAAAGCACAAAAGACCTGCTGATACACCAACGCactcacactggggagagaccgtTCACCTGTGCaatctgtgggaagggattcactcagtcatcccaCCTTCTAACACATCAACTTGTTCACACTGATGAGAGACCATTTAAATGTTCTGACTGTGAGAAGAGTTTTAAAAGTAAAAAGGATCTGTTGACCCATGTACGCACTCACACTGGAGAGAGGCCATTTATttgccctttgtgtggaaaaagatTCACTTGTTCATCCCATCTTTTGACACACCAGCATGTTCACACAGATGACCGACCTTTCAAATGTTCTGACTGTGAAAAGAGCTTTAAAAGCAAGAAACATCTACGTAAACATCAGCGCGTTCACACTGGTGAGAGACCATTTGCCTGCTCcatgtgtgggaagagattcACTCGTTCATCCCACCTTCTGAGACATCATCGAGTTcatactggggagaggccatttatctgcactgagtgtgggaagggattcactgatTCATCTGACCTtttgacacaccagcgagttcatactggagagaggccattcacctgtgccgtgtgtgggaaaggattcacacAGTCATCTCATCTTACTGAGCACCAACTTGTTCACACCAATGAAAGACCTTTTAAATGttccatctgtgagaagagatttaaaagcaaaaaagacGTTCTCACACACcggcgagttcacactggggagagaccaTTCACCTGCtgtgagtgtgggaagggattcactcagtcaaaCAATTTGCTTAGACACCAGCAACTGCACAAGTGA